In the genome of Aridibaculum aurantiacum, one region contains:
- a CDS encoding M23 family metallopeptidase: protein MKKLLLLLFTCSCYFSYAQLFPPVNYPSNYFRNPMGIPLQLSANFGELRTNHYHMGFDIRTNQRENLPVYAAAEGYISRIKIERYGYGRAIYINHPNGYTTLYAHLNDFYPALNSYVINKQYADEQWEQDITFAPGQFPVTKGQFIAYSGNTGGSAGPHLHFEIRDTKTEVNINPWLFNFGLPDNIPPVIYQLYYYDRRFSTYQVGPKTIPIRKAGQAYSATSSVVSIPTSTFSLGISAEDKTNTSPFMFGIYQAEVYIDDTARFGFRLSEVSYNETRAMNGAIDFKTKYAGGRYIQHLSRLPGNNSNIFATTAGDGVYIFHDTLVHNAEIRVRDVAGNLTTVRFRFRYDPSGSRDIAFSSNSIPMLPNQVNQLMLNDIQVSFPASSFYHLVPFVHVATAARDMVAASKIHSLHTFQVPVHDSFTVKIRSDIPASDPRRDKIVMQLVNPRKTVATKGPWDGDWMTAKFWDLGEVRLLVDTIPPTITGGFANNANLAKSRSIAFTVKDNAGEIRSFRAELDGKWLMFRRRDYAFIHDFDERTTPGRHDLRIIVEDEAGNVTERRLSFSR from the coding sequence ATGAAGAAGTTGTTACTGTTGTTGTTTACCTGTTCCTGCTATTTTTCTTATGCTCAACTGTTTCCGCCTGTAAATTATCCTTCCAACTATTTCCGTAACCCAATGGGGATTCCACTGCAGCTTAGCGCCAACTTTGGTGAGCTGCGCACCAACCATTACCACATGGGTTTTGACATACGCACCAACCAGCGCGAAAACCTACCTGTATATGCCGCGGCTGAGGGATACATCAGTCGCATCAAAATTGAACGCTATGGTTACGGAAGAGCCATTTACATCAATCATCCCAATGGCTATACGACCCTCTATGCACATCTTAATGATTTTTACCCGGCTCTCAATAGCTATGTAATCAACAAGCAATATGCTGACGAGCAGTGGGAGCAGGATATCACTTTTGCTCCCGGGCAGTTCCCTGTAACCAAAGGACAGTTCATAGCATATAGTGGCAATACAGGTGGATCAGCAGGACCTCACCTGCACTTTGAAATACGTGATACTAAAACAGAGGTCAATATAAACCCATGGCTTTTCAATTTTGGTTTGCCCGACAATATTCCGCCGGTTATTTACCAGTTGTACTATTACGACCGCCGGTTCAGCACCTACCAGGTTGGTCCCAAAACCATCCCCATCAGGAAAGCAGGACAGGCTTATTCGGCTACCAGTAGCGTAGTCTCCATTCCTACATCTACATTCAGTTTAGGCATAAGTGCTGAGGATAAAACCAATACATCGCCGTTCATGTTTGGCATTTACCAGGCGGAAGTATATATAGACGATACAGCACGTTTTGGCTTTAGGCTTAGCGAGGTATCCTACAATGAAACGAGGGCAATGAATGGAGCGATTGATTTCAAAACCAAGTATGCTGGTGGTCGCTACATTCAGCACCTGAGCCGCCTGCCCGGTAACAACAGCAACATCTTTGCAACCACAGCAGGAGATGGGGTTTATATTTTTCACGATACCCTTGTTCATAATGCAGAGATTAGGGTGCGCGATGTAGCAGGGAATCTTACCACTGTTCGCTTCCGCTTTCGCTACGACCCATCCGGCAGCCGCGATATTGCATTTTCATCCAATAGCATCCCTATGCTTCCTAACCAGGTAAACCAGCTAATGCTGAACGATATTCAGGTTTCTTTTCCTGCGTCGTCTTTTTACCACCTGGTGCCTTTCGTACATGTGGCTACAGCTGCAAGAGATATGGTGGCTGCTTCAAAGATCCATTCACTGCATACATTCCAGGTGCCGGTTCATGATAGCTTCACTGTGAAGATCAGATCCGATATACCGGCTTCTGACCCAAGGCGGGATAAGATTGTGATGCAGCTGGTAAATCCAAGAAAAACAGTAGCAACCAAAGGCCCCTGGGATGGCGACTGGATGACCGCAAAGTTTTGGGACCTGGGCGAGGTAAGGCTCCTGGTAGATACAATTCCGCCCACCATTACGGGTGGTTTTGCCAACAATGCTAACCTGGCAAAAAGCCGCTCAATAGCTTTTACTGTAAAAGACAATGCAGGAGAGATCAGGAGCTTCAGGGCAGAACTGGATGGTAAATGGTTGATGTTTCGGAGAAGGGATTATGCATTCATTCATGATTTTGATGAACGGACAACTCCCGGTCGTCATGATCTGCGAATAATAGTGGAGGACGAAGCAGGAAATGTGACAGAACGCAGGCTTAGTTTTAGCCGCTGA
- a CDS encoding SRPBCC family protein: MSKVYSLRAVQRIPVTLQEAWDFFSRPDNLADITPNDMGFVVRSTSHSKEMYPGQLIEYTVRPLFGIPVYWMTEITHVQEPVYFVDEQRYGPYSLWHHQHHFKEIPGGVEMTDIVHYKIPFWFIGDIANTLLVRKKLQQIFDFRKQAVEQRFGKM, translated from the coding sequence GTGTCGAAAGTTTATTCACTACGGGCGGTACAGCGGATACCAGTTACATTACAGGAGGCGTGGGATTTCTTCAGTCGCCCGGATAATTTAGCCGACATTACACCTAATGACATGGGCTTCGTAGTAAGGAGTACCAGCCACAGTAAAGAGATGTATCCAGGCCAGCTGATAGAATACACAGTACGGCCGCTGTTTGGTATACCTGTTTATTGGATGACGGAAATTACGCACGTGCAGGAGCCGGTATATTTTGTAGACGAACAGCGGTACGGCCCTTACTCACTATGGCATCACCAGCACCATTTCAAAGAAATACCTGGTGGCGTTGAAATGACGGATATAGTACATTATAAAATTCCTTTCTGGTTTATTGGTGACATTGCAAATACTTTACTGGTCCGTAAGAAACTGCAGCAAATATTTGATTTCAGAAAGCAGGCTGTAGAGCAGCGATTTGGAAAGATGTAA
- a CDS encoding PLDc N-terminal domain-containing protein → MELLLPEVGLIIWMLLALAILVLPIFALVHLIKTNFRDRTTKLIWVLIIVFVPVAGSIIYFVFDRKQKVIVD, encoded by the coding sequence ATGGAACTTCTACTCCCTGAGGTCGGGCTGATAATTTGGATGTTATTGGCATTGGCAATATTGGTATTGCCAATATTTGCTCTTGTTCATCTTATAAAAACAAATTTTAGGGATAGAACAACCAAACTTATTTGGGTATTAATTATTGTTTTTGTACCCGTTGCAGGATCCATTATTTATTTCGTTTTTGATAGAAAACAAAAAGTGATAGTTGATTAA
- a CDS encoding 5'-3' exonuclease, which translates to MMVHLIDGTYELFRHFYGQRRFNKGKDKQYGAVVGVLNGILEKIEKGATGMGVATDHVIESFRNELWPTYKNGECIEPALLAQFHPLEEALAMMGVVVWPMIELEADDALASAAQLAAADPRVQKVCIWTPDKDLAQCVREDRVVQVDSRAKAIRDANEIKKKYGVPPVLIPDFLALVGDAADGFPGIAGIGKTGAARLLNQHGPIQDFPKEVLGAQLEQALLFKRLATLVTNKKLFKNVDELQWQGPTSAFAGFTKEIGEPSLLTRAEAVAAKLNQAA; encoded by the coding sequence ATGATGGTTCATCTCATCGACGGCACGTACGAGCTATTCCGGCATTTCTATGGTCAACGCCGGTTTAATAAAGGCAAGGATAAACAGTATGGCGCCGTAGTTGGTGTACTGAATGGGATACTGGAAAAAATAGAAAAAGGTGCGACTGGCATGGGTGTAGCAACAGATCACGTTATAGAGTCTTTTCGAAATGAACTGTGGCCTACGTATAAAAATGGAGAGTGTATAGAGCCTGCACTGCTTGCTCAATTTCACCCACTGGAAGAAGCATTGGCAATGATGGGTGTAGTGGTTTGGCCAATGATTGAACTGGAAGCTGATGATGCATTGGCATCTGCCGCCCAGCTGGCTGCTGCTGATCCTCGTGTCCAAAAGGTGTGTATATGGACGCCTGATAAAGACCTGGCGCAGTGCGTAAGGGAAGATCGCGTAGTGCAGGTTGACAGCCGGGCTAAAGCAATAAGAGATGCCAATGAGATCAAGAAGAAGTATGGTGTTCCGCCCGTTCTCATTCCCGATTTTCTAGCCCTTGTTGGCGATGCCGCCGATGGCTTTCCCGGTATCGCTGGAATTGGAAAAACAGGCGCCGCACGGCTGTTGAACCAACATGGTCCAATACAAGATTTTCCTAAAGAAGTGCTTGGTGCGCAACTGGAACAAGCATTGCTTTTTAAACGGCTGGCAACTTTAGTAACAAACAAAAAGCTTTTTAAAAACGTTGACGAACTCCAATGGCAGGGGCCTACATCAGCCTTCGCTGGTTTTACAAAAGAAATTGGAGAACCTTCTTTATTAACCAGGGCAGAGGCAGTGGCGGCAAAGCTTAACCAGGCTGCCTAA
- a CDS encoding superoxide dismutase family protein: MKQGLLKNGLTALLVVAAAGFAGCGDNSGSHSEGSHDSASHGAANNQTQSERAEATLDGTTSDTTVTGTVRFEHQGNGQVRMTLDITVDKMANKSVAVHIHEHADCGDHGNHAGGHWNPTGENHGKWGEGSYHSGDFGNINLDGSGKGTLELTSDRWSIGGDEKKNVVNKTVVVHSGVDDLKSQPSGNSGSRIGCGVIKGS, translated from the coding sequence ATGAAACAAGGGTTATTGAAAAATGGATTAACTGCTCTCCTTGTAGTAGCAGCAGCTGGATTTGCAGGTTGTGGTGACAATTCCGGGTCACATTCTGAAGGATCGCACGATAGTGCAAGCCATGGTGCAGCCAACAATCAAACTCAATCAGAACGTGCGGAAGCTACATTGGACGGCACTACATCAGATACAACTGTGACTGGTACAGTACGTTTTGAACACCAGGGAAACGGCCAGGTGCGTATGACGCTGGATATAACGGTAGACAAGATGGCTAATAAGAGTGTGGCAGTACATATTCACGAACATGCAGACTGTGGCGACCACGGCAACCATGCCGGCGGCCACTGGAATCCAACCGGCGAAAACCATGGAAAGTGGGGCGAGGGCAGCTACCACTCAGGCGACTTTGGAAACATCAACCTGGATGGCTCCGGCAAAGGCACTTTGGAATTAACCTCAGACCGTTGGTCTATAGGTGGTGATGAGAAAAAAAATGTGGTGAATAAAACAGTGGTTGTGCACAGTGGTGTAGACGATCTGAAATCGCAGCCATCAGGCAACTCAGGCAGCCGTATAGGTTGTGGCGTTATCAAAGGATCGTAA
- a CDS encoding winged helix-turn-helix transcriptional regulator, translated as MALSSKDCERISSIFSGKCSQKNICPVKDIMARYGDKWSMYTVLLLGQHHKMRFNELKAGITGISQRMLTVTLRSLEEDGIVARTLYPEIPPRVEYALTELGEGLLRQLLELASWANDHHADIMNARKKYEKKQVEN; from the coding sequence ATGGCACTGAGTAGTAAAGATTGTGAGCGGATCTCGAGCATTTTCTCTGGCAAGTGTAGCCAGAAGAATATTTGCCCGGTAAAAGATATCATGGCGCGGTATGGCGATAAATGGTCGATGTATACAGTGCTGCTATTGGGGCAGCATCATAAAATGCGGTTCAACGAATTGAAAGCCGGCATCACCGGTATATCGCAGCGGATGCTTACGGTAACGCTTCGTTCGCTGGAAGAAGATGGAATAGTAGCACGTACACTGTATCCGGAGATACCGCCGCGTGTAGAATATGCACTGACAGAGTTGGGTGAAGGCCTGCTGCGGCAGTTGCTGGAACTAGCCAGTTGGGCAAATGATCATCATGCTGATATCATGAATGCGCGGAAGAAGTATGAAAAGAAGCAAGTGGAGAATTAA